In Cervus elaphus chromosome 5, mCerEla1.1, whole genome shotgun sequence, the following proteins share a genomic window:
- the INCA1 gene encoding protein INCA1 isoform X1, translating into MRRLNPTSQPSPVMQVQEDADNLIPFAKCSRVVSRSPPPGLPSQSLRLTPQRYGDTFWESLSQRPSPTWMEEQYTPPLLRATGCSQPGQYGPEGLPPPEVLCRRKRRRPHSGGMQQGSGGIPARVRAVTHHLEDLRRRQRIINELKKAQWGSSGAASGPLLVDSDGCGFPSTTEHPDREEERADYPQEEDHFLTSGRAQLLWSPWSPLGQEGSCLSTQLGSVGPFSTVTATRNPFYHPWGVELQSEE; encoded by the exons ATGAGGAGACTCAATCCAACCTCCCAACCCAGTCCAGTCATGCAAGTACAGGAAGATGCAGACAACCTTATCCCTTTTGCCAA GTGTTCTAGGGTGGTCAGCCGATCTCCACCCCCCGGCTTGCCTTCCCAGAGCCTCAGACTGACGCCCCAGCGCTATGGAGACACCTTCTGGGAGAGTCTTAGTCAAAGGCCCAG CCCCACCTGGATGGAGGAACAGTACACCCCACCCCTGCTG AGAGCCACTGGTTGCTCCCAGCCTGGCCAGTATGGCCCTGAGGGACTCCCACCTCCTGAGGTGCTCtgcagaagaaagaggaggaggccaCATTCGGGAGGAATGCAGCAGGGATCTGGGGGCATCCCAGCCCGGGTAAGGGCGGTCACTCATCACTTGGAGGATCTAAGGAGGCGACAGAGAATCATCAATGA GCTGAAGAAGGCCCAGTGGGGCAGCTCTGGGGCTGCGTCTGGGCCTCTGCTGGTTGACAGTGATGGTTGTGGCTTCCCCAGCACCACCGAACACCCTGATCGGGAAGAGGAGAGGGCAGACTATCCACAAGAGGAGGACCACTTCCTCACTTCTGGCAGGGCCCAG ctgCTTTGGTCTCCCTGGAGTCCCCTGGGCCAGGAGGGGTCTTGTCTCTCCACGCAGCTGGGCTCTGTGGGTCCCTTCAGCACTGTCACAGCCACTAGGAACCCCTTTTACCATCCCTGGGGGGTGGAACTACAGTCTGAGGAGTAG
- the INCA1 gene encoding protein INCA1 isoform X2 translates to MRRLNPTSQPSPVMQVQEDADNLIPFAKCSRVVSRSPPPGLPSQSLRLTPQRYGDTFWESLSQRPSPTWMEEQYTPPLLRATGCSQPGQYGPEGLPPPEVLCRRKRRRPHSGGMQQGSGGIPARVRAVTHHLEDLRRRQRIINDTTEHPDREEERADYPQEEDHFLTSGRAQLLWSPWSPLGQEGSCLSTQLGSVGPFSTVTATRNPFYHPWGVELQSEE, encoded by the exons ATGAGGAGACTCAATCCAACCTCCCAACCCAGTCCAGTCATGCAAGTACAGGAAGATGCAGACAACCTTATCCCTTTTGCCAA GTGTTCTAGGGTGGTCAGCCGATCTCCACCCCCCGGCTTGCCTTCCCAGAGCCTCAGACTGACGCCCCAGCGCTATGGAGACACCTTCTGGGAGAGTCTTAGTCAAAGGCCCAG CCCCACCTGGATGGAGGAACAGTACACCCCACCCCTGCTG AGAGCCACTGGTTGCTCCCAGCCTGGCCAGTATGGCCCTGAGGGACTCCCACCTCCTGAGGTGCTCtgcagaagaaagaggaggaggccaCATTCGGGAGGAATGCAGCAGGGATCTGGGGGCATCCCAGCCCGGGTAAGGGCGGTCACTCATCACTTGGAGGATCTAAGGAGGCGACAGAGAATCATCAATGA CACCACCGAACACCCTGATCGGGAAGAGGAGAGGGCAGACTATCCACAAGAGGAGGACCACTTCCTCACTTCTGGCAGGGCCCAG ctgCTTTGGTCTCCCTGGAGTCCCCTGGGCCAGGAGGGGTCTTGTCTCTCCACGCAGCTGGGCTCTGTGGGTCCCTTCAGCACTGTCACAGCCACTAGGAACCCCTTTTACCATCCCTGGGGGGTGGAACTACAGTCTGAGGAGTAG